In a single window of the Lepidochelys kempii isolate rLepKem1 chromosome 21, rLepKem1.hap2, whole genome shotgun sequence genome:
- the LOC140901322 gene encoding polymeric immunoglobulin receptor-like, translated as MGRFPARLLLLALTGPCLAREEPELVTAVQGSSFSTRCYYKYKYALEEKFWCKMLSDQECNRKIFLTVRAKGGKYPKRRVNLTDLGIGWISVSMTELRIEDSGTYLCGVLNHLTIIPLKKIKVVVSYDAPMRLSAKEGGSISLNCSYFVMDDSRIPSNFTWCKMVTATRCQPVVSVEIDQIVNTQGRTRIKIDRWNREIIVTLVALQLHDSGEYRCETHLQGSTVLLKMITLNVLEKSVSHDTVNEATSPPTNEGENAHPTVASNKEQRTLYVVLALVSLLVCSALIAIMAIIFTKGRKRVENGLNFGEHPNCRLAARQKDEGHPRDANPDGELKNGIIYAMLRHQPKPNPDDVTYANVEPPPKPKGAKHSAEPSAVLFSSGTMEYATIIFGDSPPRSGTKEKQTVPN; from the exons ATGGGTCGCTTCCCAGCCCGGCTGCTACTGCTGGCACTAACAG GGCCATGCCTGGCAAGAGAAGAGCCGGAACTGGTGACAGCTGTACAGGGAAGCTCTTTCAGTACAAGGTGTTACTACAAATACAAGTATGCACTGGAGGAGAAATTCTGGTGCAAGATGCTGTCAGACCAGGAATGCAACAGAAAAATCTTCCTGACCGTCCGAGCAAAAGGAGGGAAATACCCAAAAAGAAGGGTCAATCTAACAGACTTGGGAATAGGCTGGATTTCTGTGTCCATGACGGAGCTCAGGATAGAGGATTCAGGAACATACTTGTGCGGGGTTTTGAATCATCTGACAATTATCCCATTGAAAAAGATTAAAGTGGTGGTTTCTTATGATG ctcccaTGAGGCTATCTGCAAAAGAAGGAGGCTCCATCTCCTTAAATTGTTCTTATTTTGTGATGGATGACAGCAGGATACCTAGTAATTTTACCTGGTGCAAAATGGTAACCGCGACCAGATGTCAACCTGTTGTCAGCGTTGAGATCGATCAGATTGTTAATACACAAGGAAGGACCAGGATAAAGATTGACCGGTGGAACCGAGAGATTATAGTAACACTGGTGGCACTCCAGCTACATGACTCAGGGGAGTATCGTTGTGAGACCCATCTCCAGGGAAGTACCGTGCTACTGAAGATGATCACACTGAATGTTTTGG aaaaaagtGTGTCTCATGATACAGTTAATGAGGCTACTTCGCCTCCCACTAACGAGGGGGAAAACGCCCACCCAACTGTGGCCAGCAACAAGGAGCAGAG AACTCTTTATGTTGTCCTGGCACTGGTCTCCCTCCTGGTTTGCAGTGCACTGATTGCGATCATGGCTATTATTTTCACCAAAGGGAGAAAAAGAG TAGAGAATGGGCTGAATTTTGGTGAACACCCTAACTGCAGGCTAGCAGCACGGCAG AAGGATGAAGGACACCCCAGAGATGCCAACCCCGATGGGGAATTGAAGAACGGTATAATATATGCCATGCTAAGGCACCAACCCAAGCCAAATCCAGACGATGTCACGTATGCCAACGTGGAACCTCCACCAAAGCCAAAAGGTGCCAAACATTCTGCTGAGCCCTCAGCTGTCCTGTTCTCCTCAGGCACCATGGAATATGCAACCATCATCTTTGGAGACTCACCTCCACGGTCTGGGACTAAAGAGAAACAAACCGTCCCTAACTGA